A window of Methanomicrobiales archaeon contains these coding sequences:
- a CDS encoding FAD-dependent oxidoreductase, with amino-acid sequence MPGVRIYSTKNCPYCRMVKAFLDKYGIAYRDVDVGEDREAAREMVRLTGQYSVPVTVVGDQAIIGFDVARLNAIFGTVRTDAVYDVMILGAGPAGLTAAVYAARKMIRTVVIAENIGGQALESWTIENYMGYRIVSGEDLMKKFEEQARQLHIHIELDRVIALNEENGLFAAATASGQTFRARSVIVATGSKPRWLGLEGERGFAGHGLSVCATCDGPLFQGKDVAVVGGGNSALTTALEMADIARSVHLIVRNSIRADEVYREALAQKSNVAVHLDAEVSKLKGERFLSGITIRDRSSGKESDLDVEGLFIEIGHEPNTEFLGGLVELNGNNEIVIDANNHTSAAGIFAAGDVTNIQYKQIIIAAGEGAKAALSAHAYLLKKQ; translated from the coding sequence ATGCCGGGCGTCAGGATATACTCGACGAAGAACTGCCCCTACTGCCGCATGGTGAAGGCGTTCCTCGATAAATACGGCATCGCGTACCGGGACGTCGACGTCGGCGAGGATCGGGAGGCGGCCCGGGAGATGGTGCGGCTCACCGGGCAGTACAGCGTGCCCGTCACGGTGGTCGGGGACCAGGCGATCATCGGGTTCGACGTGGCACGACTGAATGCGATCTTCGGAACCGTGCGGACCGATGCGGTGTACGACGTGATGATCCTGGGAGCGGGTCCGGCCGGGCTGACCGCCGCCGTCTACGCTGCCCGGAAAATGATCAGGACCGTCGTCATCGCGGAGAATATCGGCGGCCAGGCGCTCGAGAGCTGGACCATCGAGAACTACATGGGCTACCGGATCGTCAGCGGCGAGGACCTGATGAAGAAGTTCGAGGAGCAGGCGCGCCAACTGCACATCCACATCGAGCTGGATCGGGTCATCGCCCTGAACGAGGAGAACGGGCTCTTCGCTGCCGCCACCGCCTCGGGCCAGACGTTCCGCGCCCGCAGCGTCATCGTCGCCACCGGCAGCAAACCCCGCTGGCTGGGCCTCGAAGGCGAGAGGGGGTTCGCCGGCCACGGGCTATCGGTCTGCGCTACGTGCGACGGTCCCCTCTTCCAGGGGAAGGACGTGGCGGTCGTCGGCGGCGGCAACTCCGCGCTCACCACGGCGCTGGAGATGGCCGATATCGCCCGCTCCGTCCATCTGATCGTGCGGAACTCGATCCGGGCGGACGAGGTGTACCGGGAGGCGCTGGCGCAGAAGAGCAACGTCGCCGTTCACCTCGACGCCGAGGTCTCGAAGCTGAAAGGCGAGCGGTTCCTCAGCGGGATCACGATCCGGGACCGCTCCAGCGGAAAAGAGAGCGATCTGGATGTGGAGGGGCTCTTTATCGAGATCGGGCACGAGCCGAACACCGAGTTCCTCGGGGGTCTTGTGGAGCTGAATGGCAACAACGAGATCGTGATCGACGCCAACAACCATACCAGCGCTGCGGGGATCTTCGCCGCGGGGGACGTGACGAACATCCAGTACAAACAGATCATCATCGCCGCCGGCGAGGGGGCGAAGGCGGCGCTCTCGGCCCATGCATACCTTCTGAAGAAGCAATAA